GAACATCATTTACAGGATATAAAACAGCATTTGTCAAAGTCTGAAACAAAAAGAAGTCTCTAATACAATTCATCTTGCTTTAGCATTCCAATTGATCACTTTCAGAAAAATGAGCTAAAGTAATAAATTTCCACGAACAATAGAATAAGTTAGTATAACAAAGAAATCATAATCTCAAATTCAGaggcaaaaaacaaaaaaaaaaaaaaagaacccttGTTTTGACAAATATAACAAGTATGATAAAAAACTGACAAATGTTGTCATGGAGCGGAAgacatttcaaattcaattaagGAAAAATAACTGGTACAGCCTTTTTTTATTGTTTCCATCCCACACATCAACATAACCATCACAACCTCAAGTAGCAAATGTACCATAGCTACAAATCAAAATCAGTTTTGAGAcagattttggcaaaaagctcAAGGTATTCAATCAATAGATAATTGTAATAGATCCAACTCAATCACTCAATATATCTAGAGTTGATAAATCAAGCACATAGGCTTATAAATCATTCATGGATACATTGACATTATAAATCATTCTCTTTTGTTTGTTCCATTCCAACTCAATCATTGACATAGCTACCTTAAGAATACATGGATCGGCTCCACTTATCAAGTTCAAAAAAACAGATGTTTCCTAAAGACGCATAGTTATGATGAGAAGCTTGAAGGTCGTGATTGCCTGGGGAATATCTAGAGTTGAAAATTGGAAATCAGGAAAGATAAATTCAGGTTCGATCGCTTATTCGTAAGCTGTTAAAGTTTTGAACTGTCCCCATAATTGATTGTTTTTGCcttgtttctgcaattatctctcatatttgtttaCAGTAAGCACCATCACATCAAGTAAAGAACACTTCTCTTGCACCCTATATCAATCTAACATGATTCCATCTGGTACTGAGACTACCAAAACCCAAGCTCGTAGCCCAAAGAACCTACAACACTTTGTTCACCATAGCTGAAGACATACTTGGAACAACTAAGGTACCatatactttcttttttttttcagtgcaTAGGCAGACACAAACATATATAGTTATAATAAATCACACACAcctcaaacaaaaaagaaatgaattCTTTCATATCTTGATAAACACTTCAAATGTATACTAATCCTATGAACAACCAAGTAAAATGACATTGATATGGTATGAAGAGACATACACATCAGCTTGCATGTACACTTCAGAACCAAGATTGATCAATGTCCTCAGACTGGTTACACTATTTTCTCCAATGTCTCTatatttcttttccaatcaGAGCTACAAGAagttaagagaaaaaaaaagtaaagaagcATTGCAGGTCAAAGGGAACTTGTGCAAAGAAATAGGAGTCAGAGCAATAAAGGTGAGTAGTATCAATACCCAAATGCAAGAAAACTTAGAAGGATACAAAACTTTCTGTTGTTCAAATACCTCGTTCCTGCAAAAGAGATACCCAGAATATTAGAAATTTGGCATATAACAGAAATTCCGTCTCCAAATTCGCAACTTAATAGTGAAATATTAAACATAAAGTAGGTAAGTACTCCAACTCATATAATCCCACTACTGATGGTAATAAGCTCAATAAAGTGGTAACAGGGGATGGTTCTCCAAATAACAACTGTAAGCGGGTGAGTTCAGTATGAGGCAACCAACGGATTCCCACCCACACCTCCCCGTctcaagaaaatagaaaagggcaaaaaagggcgaaaaaaaatagaaggaaaagaaaaaagaaagaaaaggaaatgaatatTGGCAATATGGGAGTCAAATGAAGCAAAGTCTAATCTATTTATACACAAAAAAGGATCACTCTCTTCCAGTTTCAGATCGTTAGTTTTCACTACTACAGGAAGTTCAGCTACCGCCCGctagaagcaaaaaaaaaaaaattttaaagacaTCGAGTGAGAGAATTGGGCTCCAAAACACCCTTCCGTACAATGATACAAAGATGGAAAAaggacaaaagaaaatgaagaaagttacGGGTAATAACCAGAAATTAGCTAATTCAAAGTCCTCCCAAACTGTTCAATATATTTCTTATCTGCATTGGCTAGGCGATCTTGAAACTGCACCCACTCACTTCTGCACCTctctcttacctaccaaattagATAGAAAAGAATTCAAGCTAGTTACTTGACGTTTGGACAAATCTAATGAAATTCAGTTCAATGCAAAATCATGCAATTCAAACAGAGTGCAGATATAAGACCTATGAATCCTAATTTAAACATGATTGTTAGAATGTAGGTGATATAGAATAACTCAGATTACCATAAAATTGGATGAAGAAGCTTtcagagttgacttttgcaaaaAAAACGAAGGACAAAGAAAAGGCctcaataaaaaaatatacagAAAGGTTGAAATGGAAACCGAACAAGTAACAGCTTACATACCCCTTGCCAAGGAGCTTTTCCATTTTCAGATTGACCCTGGAATCAACGAAGCTGAAGCTGTTAGCATCATTATCAACAAAACAAATCTAAATGAGGGGAAACCAGATCAAGGGACAAGTAGGATAATTGACGtggaagaaaaaaatgtaaataaggGGGTTGCTGCTAAAAAGTTGCTTATTTTATAAATGAAGAACCATTTgctcaaaaatggaaattaaagtTGAACAGAACAACATTTGCAAACAACTAAACTTCATTATTTTAATCACctctaggaaaaggaaaagcaagTCCCGATGGTTGTAATAAAGTAGTTAACTGACCTGACTTCCCAGAGAAGGAATAACTTGATGAACTATCCACTGAGAGTCAACCACATCAATTTTCTCATGTGCAGGCTACACAGGCAAAATACACTTACAATGAAACTGATAATACGCagacatccatttgaaatacatacatgttttccaattttatcTGTTTTACATGCCACTGTCCCGCAGATCTCTCCTTCCAACAGGAATATGAAAAGCAGGTAGACAAGCCTTCTTTTCTAAATCTTTCAAATAATACAGTGATAAGAAACAAATAAAACCACTGACCTCCACACATCTCCTTAGTGCAAAATCCAATCCCCAACCATGCACCAAATCATTCTAGAAATGTTATTGAAAGTAAAAAATCAGCGTGAGCTCTAAGCTGGAAAGAACCAAGGCTAATGAGAGCAGCTAAAAGCAAAAATAGTTGGAGGTACAACAAGGCTTAAAACATACGTATACAAATGACAAAGTTAGAGAAGGGAACCTGAATCATATGCCAAACACATCGCCAAGCATCCCGCGAGAAAACAGGAGCCACAATTTCCACAAAGCTGaattcaaaaaggaaaaacacaagGAAAATTAGTTGAAGGTAAATGTTGAAGCCACCCCAATCCTTTATACTTTTCTTAACTATATATCTCCATTTTAAGGGCCTGAGCATAAATCATGGGTCATAACTCAACCTACAAACACTaccataaaatcaaatttttcaacaataagaCGTGATATTGCTATGAGATGTCTTGTAGCTAAGCTCTTCTTTTTGGCAATGGTCAACCTGATGAAGAAATATGACCATCAGAGAAAGTGAGCTTCTTGTTTCTGGCAATTTCAACTTTCAAGCCATGTAAATAAACAATAGTTTCCCAAGAcaacatttttgttgtttttcagtttaatattattattttcttgggttaaagAGATTGACCTTCGGAAAACCAAACAATCAATCTCTGGAAAATTTAAATCTTTGGAAAACCAAACAATCACTCggaagagaaaaaaacaaatccttttcaggtttggattataagaaaataaaaacaagaaaaacaaactgCATGGCTCCCAAATTGCCATTCAGTCAATCAAAAGAACAATGTATCAGTTCAAAACTACAAAATTCAATCTATTATGATAAGTGAACCCTGCTCAATTACAATACAATCTCATCTCATACTACCTGGGGTCAGTAACTTGCTATCATCTTCTTTCCCGCAGGTGTCTCTAATATCAGAAAATAATGTTTCTTCCATTTATCTCCTTTTTGAATGCGAAGAATTAGCATAAAAGTCCTTAAAAAGTTATTCATAAAGAGGTTAACATATTTAGTTAACTCTACACTCATGACTGTAAGCGTTGGTAGATTTATTAGTTTCAGATACTAAATGATCCTCAGATATCCATTAAATATAGAAGAGATAAAAATTCAGACAAAGCCAGCAATTCTAAAGCCCAAACTGCTAGCCGAAAAATCGTGGAATTTTACACAAATTATACCAAAACCTCCAATTCTCTTAGCTAAATAtaataaattaccaaaatttacGAAACCCACAATGGGTATTAGGGCAAAATAATTCCCAAGGTCGGTTTTTTTCTTGAAGTGGTTCGATTATTAAAGAGGGGAAACAACGAAAGAGAACAAGATTTCCTAATGTTGTGCACCAATTAAGGACGATATACTACTACTCCGTTGAAATGTAGATAGAAATtcagattaattgaaacaaaagaaaaaagagcgcGAAAGAGAGAGATTGAGATATtgagagaaggaagaaagttgaagaaaataTACCTCCGGTTGCAAGGTTATTCTCGGTCTGAAGAACCGCGATACTCTGCATCTTGGACGCCATCGTACCTTCTCTTCTATCTATCTCCCTGAGATTAGCTTTCCTTTTTCAGTTCAGAAACTTCTACTGCGGATTCCGTCTGTAAGTAGTAGAGAGCTACATTAGAAGATgtggctggaatttgatgaTGGGGAGGAGAGGGAAAGACAAGTAAAGAGGGGCAGCCAAACAAACGGCTTCCAGAGTCCAAATCCCAGCTACCAAAGAAATCACAAACCAGTCTCCTAAAAGCAATGAAAAAAATGCTTGCACAACAAAACACAAGAACCATTAGCATCAAACAAGTTTTTACAGAGGAGGAGAAAAACATGAATACAGAGCAACCTGAAGAGAAGACCCGACCTCACTggagagaaagaagaaagcaCAAGATCTGCAACCAACAGTGAAGATGGCACGTCCTTGGGCGGTAACAAGCCCGTGgatgagaaaaaaaagagaaaactgcACGTCAGTGGACAAGGGACAAAAGAAATACGAactttagccaaaaaaaaaaaaacaaaaaaaaacaaaaagaggggCAGACCAGAGGTAACCCGAAGAGAAGATCTGACCTCACcggagatgaagaagaaagcctATTACAACAAAACAAAGGAGGAGGTCAACAAAATTTTGTACCAGGTTCCAGAGGATGCGGATAAGTGATAGAGCAacattatcccaaaaaaaaccaaaaaaagaaagaaagagaatgtAATGGGAGAGAGAATGCAGCGGGAAGAGAGCAAATGCAGCAGAAGATCAGAAAGACGGAAGCACGGGCACATGGGACACTGGCAGGCGAGGCCAGATGGGAAAACTAACGCGCGATGCGCGAACAACATGATGATTCCAATCCACATGCCGGGCACGTGAGAGGACGACGAAAATTCTGGCTGAATGGAGTTGCCATGTTATCTACTTATGTTGACTAGGAGGCAATAACGCGCTTCGCGCGATAGTAATGTAAAATGCCCATTCCATTTCTGAAGTAAGAAAAATAACATTTCATTTAGAAATGTACATTTTTTAGTATATATATACCATGAGTCTGAAGGTTTGTTGATATTTCTTGGCTACAAACTTTCATGGAAGTTGctaaatttctaaatttaatggAAGTGCTTTGGAACCTCCAAAGCCTGAATTTCTAAATTTTGCTAAACTTCCAAAGTCTGAAatgcaaatttaaatttctaaatttttaataggAACTTCCAAACTCTGAAGTTTTGTTAATGCAAATTTAATGGAgcatttttctaaatttaataTATACCAGCCATTTGTTTTTTGTAACCAAAGGTAGGATCAACTTTATTGCTAAACATCAAAGTTTAATAAGTAATGCCGTTGGAACATCCATTATGAAAGCTTCAATTGTTGTTTACAACAGTAGGAACTTGCTAAACATTAAATTTGCAGTGCTTTGGAAGCATTTTTCTAACCAGAACTTTTTTCCATTAAGAACATAAATACAACAAATGCCGTGCATTGCGTTGAAGCAGAATCAACGTAAATCAGATGTGCCatcaaatggaaaatgcaaacTGCCATAGAAACAACTTCTCTATTCCTTTGCGGTCAAACACCAGCACAACAAAGGGAGTCTTGGATTGTGGAATAAAAAGCAATATCTGGCCATTTTTTAGATCATGATCAATAACAAAACGGTTCcagttttgatcaaaacatcTGCCGGTCATACCAACATGATAATATTTATGACTATTTGTAAGAGTTATAGTCGTCGTACTATCTTCATTTAGCCTTAGATTCGCAAATTCTGGTAGATCCTATAAAtgtatgaaaaaaaattgtgatAAGTAAATACACATATGTACAAAAGAAAGAGAGTTAATAAGGTTAGAGAATGCAAAACTATACCagcttgtacttgtactttgaTAGATAAAATTGATAGAAGCAATTGAATGTAGTCCAGTCATGTTTTAGGAATGGATTCATAGATGAGACAATACGATGGAGAACTGATTCTGAGATTTCATGATCTGTTTATAAAGTAACAAAAGAAACCATATCAGCCATAATAAATACCGTCTaagcaaaaaatatatatataatggtaGTAATAAATACCGGATTCTAGGACCTCATGAATTGTCCTTAGTCCTTGTAAGGAAGTAATGGTAGTAAAACAATCCTTTCATCACGGCTGTTGCTCTTGTCTTCTCAGCGAATTTTCGTCTTTGGAGGCCAGAGAAGCTTGAAATACACAAAGTGAAATTCAATAAGACATTTCACACTAAAAATGACATTAGttgttttgtatataagaaTGACAttaattgttttgtatataagaagtcattttgttttagacacattaacaattatGATATACCCAACATTTTTATAGGTTATTATACCAACGTCataaaaagaaaaccaagaccTAAATTGTGGAACTGATTATAAATTAATTACTGTGGAAAGTATATTTAAACTATTAATCTAATCTAGGATGAacacaaaaaaatgaataagtaATGTGCAAAAAAAAGGTGGTCAAAGAATTTAACTTATTTCAGAAATAATGAACCAAATAAAGAATCAATCTTAGGAAAGCTGTATGGTCTCGTCTTACATTAATTTCAACTTTGTTCTCTATATGATTTCTTGATTCTTTACCCCAAAGTCTTTTTCTCCCATCAAGAATGCTTCAGAAATTATATGATCAATACATACCTAGCTATTACAGAATGGCAACAAACTGAAATGGCAACAACCTAGCTATTACAGAATTTCTGTGCTTGAGTCCTCTAACAACTATAACTACATAATACACATTAACTAAAAAACATCCAATGAAACTGCACTCATAATCAAACGACAATGCCTAACATAGGACAGCAGATTCCTTCCTCTTTACTGCTTGGCCACATGAGCAGTCAGTTCAGAATTCTGCAGCAAAAA
The DNA window shown above is from Coffea arabica cultivar ET-39 chromosome 5e, Coffea Arabica ET-39 HiFi, whole genome shotgun sequence and carries:
- the LOC140006721 gene encoding uncharacterized protein, coding for MIQNDLVHGWGLDFALRRCVEPAHEKIDVVDSQWIVHQVIPSLGSQGQSENGKAPWQGSTLKASSSNFMVRERCRSEWVQFQDRLANADKKYIEQFGRTLN